GCACCCACTATAAAGGATGCGTTAGAAAATGATGAGCCTGTACATGGCCAAATAGCATATACATTGATTTTGACGTTTACCCTCCACGTGCCAGCCACCAATTCCACCCTCAGATGGCATGCTTAAAAATTCTCATTTTGTTGAATTAAAAGAAGCCTTGACACGACTTATAACGTCGTGTAGTAGTATTTCCAAAAAAGACAAAAAACAGAAAAAAATCGAATATATAAGAAAATATAAATTCTCACAAAAAGGAATATTATTCATGATTGAATGAGCCTGGTATGAATGCCAGGGTTGAAGGGTCCAATGCCGAAATCGAATAAAGGTGTTTTTGTTAGCGAGCGTAATGGCATCAAATGGTGGCGGTACGACTTTTCCGAAAATTGTGAGCGCCACCGGGGTTGGATTCATCCAGTTCATGGCATGACAAAAAGGACAGCCAATGCCGAGCTAAAGCGAATTATCGCAGATGTCATTGTCAACAAAACACCCACTGGAATTAGGCGTCAGAAACCCAATACAAAAAGGATTATTGCAGACTATCTCAAATACCTCGAACAATACCATCCTTCGACCTACGCCAGCGTCAAATATTACAAAAGGTACTTCAGGTACTTTTACGGTAAACAAATCGATGAAAAGGCCATTGAGGAATACCGTGCCAGTCGAAGGTCAACAACGACCTCACGAGGTACGCCGACATCCCACTCAACAATAAACCGTGAATTACAGTACCTCAGAGCCGCATTCAATCACGCAGGGATAAAACCAAACCCATTCGATAAGTTCAAAAAAAATAGAGAGGTTGAAAGGGTAAGGTATCTTAATCGCGATGAAATGGCCGCTTTGCTGGATGCCGCGAACAAATCCCAGAATAGTTACCTTAGAACTATCATAGAGGTGGCGATTTTGACGGGAATGCGGAAAATGGAAATTTTGAAGTTACATCGGGACAACGTAGACTTCGACCTTGACACAATTTTTGTCCCATCCAGCATTGACAAAACCCACAAGAACAAGACTATTCCGATTCCGAAGCCGCTAAAAACAAAATTGATGGCACTGGCGGCAAGGAGTGAA
This window of the uncultured Desulfosarcina sp. genome carries:
- a CDS encoding tyrosine-type recombinase/integrase, which encodes MPKSNKGVFVSERNGIKWWRYDFSENCERHRGWIHPVHGMTKRTANAELKRIIADVIVNKTPTGIRRQKPNTKRIIADYLKYLEQYHPSTYASVKYYKRYFRYFYGKQIDEKAIEEYRASRRSTTTSRGTPTSHSTINRELQYLRAAFNHAGIKPNPFDKFKKNREVERVRYLNRDEMAALLDAANKSQNSYLRTIIEVAILTGMRKMEILKLHRDNVDFDLDTIFVPSSIDKTHKNKTIPIPKPLKTKLMALAARSEWISPELVDTELSRKGEIFVFLRRCIIKHRVTSFSIVEDFDIVK